Proteins encoded together in one Anguilla anguilla isolate fAngAng1 chromosome 9, fAngAng1.pri, whole genome shotgun sequence window:
- the si:dkey-250d21.1 gene encoding uncharacterized protein si:dkey-250d21.1, which translates to MPDCCAAANCNQCTDQSNIAFFRFPLDPERCKQWLDNCRRPDLEKKTPEQLHRLYKLCANHFEPSLICRHSALRTVLKDGAVPTIFDFTSHLNNPQSRNRKRVRESTAEELEAAKKTKDESPPAVAEEEMGENLEPQVKEDTSISKAKETLKLYFKETLAVTGFSISSSTNPNAIEPMGSHGGLSRFSPVCAEKIDQKEMLQFCEDLMGEEMRNSLRSARFFSILLQDLVNIEGKEQIPVFIRSVTVAGFPQKHLMGFLPCDVDADTLVFMLLSAIRNKWGLRMEHCRGLTYLTTGSICQKMKDLSSRILREFPQVVLAPSDPYAFNMWLIRCMPILSIQKVVNTVEEVATLLRSSSTLWGKVEAKITSLYGHMKGEVDRIKDACQNHWEYGIDAFQTMLDILEPLLCCINEINANDMDIVEQVARLRPVLMDFSFIITLVVLKNTLCCVSILNPSLKGTISISSTLQYTISNALKLLNKQLQEIAIFHRRWFSDAVCKAKKLGVGITLPETSEGKSKEEIAQCSPEDFYREMLSTQILQYLIEEVKKVFSTEMVRILRWLSLVPSYMADHNFSIRRDKVADANLNNLARPDSFYDELGCWEVKWKHASKRRILPTTVFGTLKIPDIGFYPNVQSLLKVLGTIPCVNAEADVYGQYDMVLDRYHSYLRATPEDQRLCNMAFVFVNQDVHFSVDDMVESFIQKHPDILQLLLMEDNLNKAQLAASEGAENYLKEEIEDTKIMTFEVEEEKTVRDHLKCAEPDKESLKAALQSALTVACRSQNNQPVEASVQQGGEMEYVTRSEMKEVLSVCEDVVRQGILSEVGNSFFSLFIDRVVTLGDKDHLPLFLRFVDSFDVMRLELMGFIEADLDCDAMSERLHHIITEEWNLDLNYCRGQAYLGSGDVSYKLKAFACKIQEKYPLAICTHSSCYSFNTWWSKSIPVPAITRALDTMGEVLLFFSSDPALEKQLDLVIAEGLRESYEKVQELQGKFCSVWLEKHDSYEVFVQMLEPLVVCLDKIKNSKPQRWKANIPEQADRLLGLIRDFDFIVPMVALKNASCFTRELSAGLQKDHFSAASQLCQISGIVATLNRVKTNIKVFHQNWFDEACALAQNLSVQIKVPENAPIPRDGMLKPAIYYKDALSVPLVDSLINAVKDHFSDDHKEALNFLSLVPCSVTVSYMFEILKSKPPLYSSDLPDPDNFFTELCCWRVKWKTKVVTVTIPDTIFQTLRLPLMQYFGNINTLLRIMCVLPSTALEQCGETMRHKLFQDYLRETLSKERSSCLAMLKVGINFTRDLDRMVAQCLKVTPKALEGLCLDKESKSLVKHAETHMEGEYLKEGLEDSEMEHSTEEKKDPLLNAVDANGHSGDNQHSLEVVFKQAALLARKNCLFSELSKEDQDLLVQDLGMCHWAERDDHCSSGIEEKDILDGLVKSIRHAILSEAQESPFFSLITDKVVTVADKKYLPTFIRYVASCVPKVELLGFIPFDDGCDSDARSKSLEAVLTEDWGLQMNFCRGQAYMRVGTEGLCLKSMSLNILERYPQAVNTPSESCGLAYWLVASLPCAPVTRVLEIVEDLVIFFDQSPRLEGELAQAVDVLLNTPREALAEIPETCCSRWKKREDFFDILVDTLEGVLSCLDSVSSNASGIWNSTMSLHAGILSQAVREADFVVAMVILKNVCAPLRNCSTVFRCGNPADIICEVDKMTPIIESLSNVLENINMVHSPWFEEATQLATKVASGQVCFPEKSSSYESPEAYYRETLSKPVLSLLMEELKHNFSESHLNALKVLSLLPTCNTQAVDSEFTEKLLSVYQTDLPEPDSAEQDICNWASFWKEKCQEVSPPASISETLLHPKSQDHSTVSTLLKIAAVLPSVSMECDLMKTTLNSMRDFLKSCVCKNNKMDIVMVHMHHTAIQALEDVLDKCIDVDPDRSTFLHQVQRTVEILKLESEAENEIVHENSSAVSQELSGMQSALINTVEELQTGEQKSGKSGHSVMSFYSPSVREEILKELWDSQFFSVITEQVTDIEGERYIPVTVRYLDKQDTQCEESVALVPYCEDPTAFADTIETVLSEKWGLNMEFCRGQSVLSTGSVGSHMRAVSAIISQKYSLATRTISSSVSLNMWLAKSSPVPGITHSVATMEKMLLWFANNVELWAMLEDKITLMFPQDDSKGIELKDRLTSDWGKSHDMFEVIAELLEAVTLTLYEIARRQTSDSHQNQARVFSSAVSDFEFVFSVIALKNITGLTKNLSQSLQGKPLDTFSAVNCLPAILASLNEVKSNLTVHHDAWFREARSLAAKLQIRLLQPALEELLSNHYSSTVSVKAVEHSITEVTELFSDHTLSAMRCLTIVPYVLSKMEPSCMEHIVSCIYRDDLPDTGSLACELKSWNSKWKDPIAGYLPATVLDTLKVFDIRCFCNIETLLRVLVILPFSRQESTFQQGKKSLQAFMQQEKRSFTELHSL; encoded by the exons ATGCCCGACTGCTGTGCCGCAGCGAATTGTAATCAGTGCACAGACCAATCCAACATTGCGTTCTTTAGGTTTCCATTGGACCCAGAGCG ATGTAAGCAATGGTTGGATAACTGCCGCAGGCCTGATCTTGAGAAGAAAACCCCTGAACAGTTGCATAGGCTTTATAAACTCTGTGCAAATCACTTTGAACCCTCCCTGATATGCAGGCAT AGCGCTTTAAGAACAGTTCTAAAGGATGGAGCTGTTCCAACAATATTTGACTTCACAAGTCACTTGAACAATCCACAGAGTCGCAACAGGAAACGTGTCCGAGAATCT aCTGCGGAGGAGCTTGAAGCTGCAAAGAAAACTAAAG atgAGAGCCCCCCAGCTGTGGCAGAGGAGGAGATGGGAGAAAACTTGGAACCACAAGTCAAAGAAGATACCTCCATCTCCAAAGCCAAGGAAACCCTCAAACTGTACTTCAAGGAAACCCTTGCCGTCACTGGGTTCAGCATCAGCAGCAGTACTAATCCCAATGCCATTGAGCCCATGGGTAGCCATGGAGGACTATCTCGATTCAGCCCTGTATGCGCAGAAAAAATTGACCAGAAAGAGATGCTCCAGTTTTGTGAGGACCTCATGGGGGAAGAGATGCGTAATAGCCTACGGTCTGCCCGCTTCTTCTCTATCCTACTGCAGGATTTGGTGAACATCGAGGGAAAGGAGCAAATACCGGTGTTCATCAGGTCGGTCACCGTAGCTGGATTCCCTCAAAAGCACCTAATGGGGTTCCTTCCGTGCGATGTAGACGCAGATACTTTGGTTTTCATGCTCCTCTCAGCAATACGAAACAAGTGGGGACTGCGTATGGAGCACTGCAGGGGGCTGACCTACCTGACCACTGGGAGCATCTGCCAGAAGATGAAGGACTTGTCCAGCAGGATACTACGGGAATTCCCACAGGTGGTGTTGGCGCCAAGTGACCCCTACGCCTTTAACATGTGGCTGATCCGCTGCATGCCTATCCTCTCCATCCAGAAGGTAGTTAACACTGTGGAAGAAGTCGCAACCCTGCTGAGATCATCTTCGACTCTTTGGGGGAAGGTAGAGGCAAAGATCACCTCCCTGTATGGGCACATGAAAGGGGAGGTGGACAGGATCAAGGATGCTTGCCAGAACCACTGGGAGTATGGCATAGATGCCTTCCAGACAATGTTAGATATTTTAGAGCCACTGCTTTGCTGCATTAATGAGATAAATGCAAATGACATGGACATTGTAGAGCAGGTTGCCAGGTTGCGTCCAGTACTGATGGATTTCAGTTTCATCATCACACTTgttgttttaaagaacacattgTGTTGCGTCAGCATCCTCAACCCAAGTCTCAAAGGAACGATTAGCATCAGTAGTACTTTGCAGTACACCATCTCAAATGCCTTAAAGTTGCTTAATAAACAGCTGCAAGAGATCGCCATATTCCACAGAAGATGGTTCTCTGACGCTGTATGTAAGGCAAAGAAGCTGGGAGTGGGAATCACTCTGCCAGAGACTTCTGAAGGTAAAAGCAAAGAGGAAATTGCCCAGTGCTCTCCAGAAGACTTTTACAGAGAGATGCTGAGCACTCAAATTCTGCAGTACCTTATCGAGGAAGTAAAGAAAGTGTTCAGCACAGAGATGGTGCGAATTCTCCGATGGCTGTCTCTGGTACCTTCTTACATGGCAGACCACAATTTCAGCATACGCAGGGACAAGGTGGCGGATGCCAACTTGAACAATCTGGCCAGACCAGACTCTTTCTATGATGAGCTCGGCTGCTGGGAGGTCAAGTGGAAGCATGCCAGCAAGCGCAGGATTCTACCTACCACGGTCTTTGGGACTTTGAAGATCCCCGATATTGGATTCTACCCAAATGTTCAGAGCCTGCTGAAAGTCCTTGGTACCATCCCCTGTGTAAATGCTGAGGCTGATGTGTATGGACAGTATGATATGGTTTTAGACCGGTACCATTCCTACCTGAGAGCTACGCCAGAAGACCAGAGACTCTGCAACATGGCATTCGTATTTGTCAATCAAGATGTGCACTTCAGTGTTGATGACATGGTTGAATCCTTCATCCAGAAGCATCCTGACATACTGCAGTTATTGCTTATG GAGGATAATCTCAACAAAGCACAGCTTGCAG cATCTGAAGGTGCTGAAAACTATTTAAAGGAGGAGATTGAGGACACGAAAATAATGACTTTTGAGGTGGAGGAAGAGAAAACGGTTCGGGATCACTTGAAGTGCGCAGAGCCAGACAAGGAATCTCTGAAAGCGGCTCTGCAGTCTGCCCTGACAGTGGCCTGCAGAAGTCAAAACAACCAGCCTGTGGAGGCCAGTGTACAACAAGGAGGAGAGATGGAGTATGTCACTAGATCAGAGATGAAGGAGGTCCTCTCAGTTTGTGAGGATGTTGTGAGACAGGGAATCCTTTCTGAGGTTGGAAACTCTTTTTTCTCGCTCTTCATTGATCGTGTGGTCACTCTCGGGGACAAGGACCACCTTCCCCTCTTCCTCAGGTTTGTGGACAGTTTTGATGTTATGAGGCTTGAGCTGATGGGCTTCATAGAAGCTGATTTGGATTGCGATGCTATGTCTGAGCGCCTTCACCACATTATCACCGAGGAGTGGAACCTGGACTTGAACTACTGCAGAGGCCAGGCCTACCTTGGGTCTGGTGATGTCTCATACAAGCTGAAGGCATTTGCATGCAAAATTCAGGAAAAGTACCCCCTTGCGATCTGCACGCACAGCTCTTGCTATTCCTTTAATACATGGTGGTCCAAATCGATACCTGTACCAGCGATCACAAGAGCACTGGATACTATGGGTgaggttttgctttttttcagcAGTGATCCTGCTTTGGAAAAACAGTTGGATCTGGTAATAGCAGAGGGCCTGAGGGAAAGTTATGAAAAAGTTCAGGAGCTGCAAGGGAAATTCTGTTCAGTCTGGCTTGAAAAACATGACTCTTATGAGGTTTTTGTGCAGATGTTGGAACCTTTAGTTGTGTGTTTGGACAAAATCAAGAACAGCAAGCCACAGCGCTGGAAAGCCAATATCCCTGAACAGGCAGACAGGTTATTGGGCTTAATAAGGGACTTTGATTTCATTGTGCCTATGGTTGCCCTGAAAAATGCCTCCTGTTTCACAAGAGAGCTCAGCGCTGGCCTCCAGAAGGACCACTTCAGTGCAGCATCTCAGCTCTGCCAGATCAGCGGAATTGTGGCCACCCTGAACAGGGTGAAAACCAATATCAAGGTTTTCCATCAGAACTGGTTTGATGAAGCTTGTGCATTGGCACAAAACCTAAGCGTGCAAATCAAAGTGCCTGAAAATGCTCCCATTCCCAGGGATGGCATGTTGAAACCAGCAATTTACTACAAAGATGCACTGAGCGTTCCACTTGTGGACAGCCTCATCAATGCTGTGAAGGATCATTTCTCTGATGATCACAAGGAAGCCCTGAACTTCCTCTCTCTGGTCCCCTGTTCTGTGACTGTGAGTTATATGTTCGAGATTCTCAAATCGAAGCCCCCTCTCTACAGCAGTGATCTTCCAGACCCTGACAACTTCTTCACTGAACTGTGCTGCTGGAGGGTAAAGTGGAAGACTAAAGTGGTGACCGTAACCATACCGGACACCATTTTTCAGACTCTCCGCCTTCCACTCATGCAGTACTTCGGAAACATCAACACCTTGCTGAGGATAATGTGTGTGCTGCCTAGCACGGCCCTGGAGCAATGTGGAGAAACCATGCGTCACAAGCTGTTTCAGGACTACTTGAGGGAAACTCTGAGTAAGGAGAGGTCTTCGTGCTTAGCTATGCTGAAAGTGGGAATCAACTTCACCCGAGATTTGGACAGGATGGTTGCCCAGTGTTTGAAGGTTACCCCAAAGGCACTAGAGGGCCTGTGCTTG GATAAAGAATCCAAAAGTTTGGTGAAGCATGCCGAAACACATATGGAGG GGGAATATCTCAAAGAGGGACTAGAGGATTCTGAAATGGAGCATTCCactgaagaaaagaaagaccCGCTGCTGAACGCTGTGGATGCGAATGGACATTCTGGAGATAACCAGCACAGTCTTGAAGTTGTATTCAAACAGGCTGCTCTGCTGGCGAGGAagaactgtttattttcagaactTTCCAAGGAAGACCAAGATCTACTCGTGCAGGATCTTGGCATGTGCCACTGGGCAGAAAGAGATGACCACTGTTCATCTGGCATTGAAGAGAAGGACATTCTGGATGGTCTTGTGAAATCTATCAGGCATGCAATACTCTCTGAAGCTCAGGAatctcctttcttttctctcattACTGACAAAGTTGTAACTGTTGCTGATAAGAAGTATCTGCCCACCTTCATACGATATGTAGCCAGTTGTGTGCCGAAGGTAGAACTTCTTGGTTTCATACCATTTGATGACGGGTGTGATAGTGATGCACGGTCGAAAAGCTTGGAGGCAGTCCTTACAGAAGACTGGGGACTACAGATGAACTTTTGCCGTGGACAGGCGTACATGCGGGTGGGCACAGAGGGCCTGTGCCTGAAGAGCATGTCCTTGAATATCTTGGAAAGGTATCCCCAGGCAGTGAACACACCCAGTGAGTCCTGCGGGCTTGCCTATTGGCTAGTGGCAAGTCTACCTTGCGCTCCTGTTACCAGAGTGCTGGAAATAGTGGAGgatcttgtgatttttttcGACCAGTCCCCAAGGTTGGAGGGGGAGCTGGCTCAGGCCGTGGACGTACTACTGAACACACCCAGGGAGGCCTTGGCAGAAATTCCAGAGACCTGTTGTTCCAGATGGAAGAAGAGAGAAgacttttttgacattttggtCGACACACTGGAGGGAGTGCTGAGCTGCTTGGACTCAGTGAGCAGCAATGCCAGTGGCATCTGGAACAGCACCATGTCATTGCACGCAGGCATACTCTCCCAGGCAGTGAGGGAGGCAGACTTTGTGGTCGCAATGGTGATTTTGAAGAATGTCTGCGCCCCCCTCCGAAACTGCAGCACCGTTTTCCGGTGTGGAAATCCTGCTGACATCATCTGCGAGGTGGATAAGATGACACCAATCATAGAGTCTCTAAGTAATGTCCTTGAGAACATAAATATGGTCCATTCTCCATGGTTTGAGGAAGCCACTCAGCTAGCCACTAAGGTAGCCTCTGGACAGGTCTGTTTTCCTGAGAAGTCAAGCAGCTATGAGTCACCTGAAGCATATTACAGGGAGACACTGAGTAAGCCTGTCTTGAGCTTGCTGATGGAGGAGTTGAAGCACAACTTTTCTGAAAGTCATTTGAACGCTCTGAAGGTGTTGTCTCTGCTCCCAACGTGTAATACACAGGCTGTTGACTCTGAATTCACTGAGAAGCTGCTTAGTGTCTATCAGACTGACCTCCCAGAACCGGACTCGGCTGAACAGGATATCTGCAATTGGGCAAGTTTTTGGAAAGAGAAATGTCAAGAGGTTTCTCCGCCAGCTTCCATTTCTGAGACTCTGCTCCATCCAAAATCACAAGACCACTCTACCGTGAGCACTCTGCTGAAGATAGCAGCTGTACTGCCGAGTGTCAGCATGGAATGTGATCTCATGAAAACAACTCTGAACTCAATGAGGGATTTCCTGAAAAGCTGTGTATGTAAGAATAACAAAATGGACATCGTCATGGTCCATATGCATCACACAGCAATTCAAGCTTTGGAGGATGTGCTCGACAAGTGCATTGATGTGGATCCAGACAGAAGCACATTTCTTCACCAG GTACAACGGACAGTTGAAATCCTGAAGCTGGAAAGTG aAGCGGAAAATGAAATTGTACATGAAAACAGTTCTGCAGTTTCTCAAGAGCTCAGTGGGATGCAGTCAGCCTTGATTAACACGGTAGAAGAACTGCAAACGGGCGAGCAGAAATCTGGTAAAAGTGGTCACAGTGTAATGTCTTTCTACAGTCCCTCTGTAAGAGAGGAAATTCTCAAGGAATTATGGGATTCGCAGTTCTTTTCAGTCATCACTGAGCAGGTGACTGACATTGAGGGTGAACGTTACATCCCTGTCACTGTGAGGTACCTGGACAAGCAGGACACTCAGTGCGAGGAATCTGTGGCTCTCGTCCCCTACTGTGAGGACCCCACAGCCTTTGCGGACACCATAGAGACTGTGCTGTCAGAGAAATGGGGACTTAACATGGAGTTCTGTAGAGGACAGTCTGTGCTTAGCACGGGGAGTGTTGGCTCTCACATGAGAGCTGTGTCTGCCATCATTTCACAGAAGTACTCATTGGCCACACGCACCATTAGTTCTTCTGTGTCTCTCAATATGTGGCTCGCCAAGTCCTCTCCTGTGCCTGGCATAACTCACAGTGTGGCCACCATGGAAAAGATGTTGTTATGGTTTGCCAACAATGTGGAGTTGTGGGCCATGTTGGAAGACAAGATCACCTTGATGTTCCCGCAAGATGATAGCAAGGGGATTGAGCTGAAGGACAGGCTGACAAGCGACTGGGGCAAGAGTCACGACATGTTTGAGGTCATAGCAGAGCTCCTTGAAGCGGTCACTCTCACCCTCTATGAGATTGCAAGAAGGCAAACAAGTGACTCTCACCAGAACCAGGCCAGGGTCTTTTCCAGTGCTGTCAGTGATTTTGAGTTTGTCTTCTCAGTCATAGCACTGAAGAACATTACGGGCCTTACCAAAAACCTCAGCCAGAGCCTACAGGGCAAGCCCCTGGATACGTTCTCAGCTGTGAACTGCTTGCCTGCCATTCTGGCTTCCTTAAACGAGGTGAAGAGTAACCTTACTGTCCACCATGATGCCTGGTTCAGGGAGGCTAGGTCTCTGGCTGCAAAGCTGCAGATCAGGCTGCTGCAACCAGCGCTGGAAGAGCTACTCAGTAACCATTACAGCAGTACTGTGAGTGTAAAAgctgtggagcactctatcaCCGAGGTCACTGAACTCTTCTCGGACCACACCCTCAGTGCCATGAGATGTCTGACGATTGTGCCTTACGTCCTGTCAAAAATGGAGCCTAGTTGCATGGAGCACATTGTGTCCTGCATTTACAGAGATGATCTTCCTGATACTGGTTCGCTAGCCTGTGAGCTCAAGTCCTGGAACAGCAAGTGGAAAGATCCTATTGCTGGCTACCTGCCCGCAACCGTGCTGGACACGCTGAAGGTGTTTGACATACGGTGTTTTTGTAATATTGAGACGCTCCTTCGGGTCTTGGTGATCTTGCCATTCTCAAGGCAGGAGAGTACTTTCCAgcaagggaaaaaaagccttCAAGCATTCATGCAACAGGAGAAGAGGTCCTTCACTGAGCTGCATTCTCTTTAG
- the thap12a gene encoding THAP domain containing 12a — protein sequence MPNFCAAPNCTRKSTQSDLAFFRFPRDAQRCKLWVENCRRADLEDKTSDQLNKHYRLCAKHFEASMICKSSPYRTVLKDNAIPTIFDLTSHLNNPHSRHRKRIKELTEEELSKLKKRKLESSVEQTEENKNSDTCEGQDSSDANDDVPPLTAEEKEVRDYLKSLFEVLVVIGKQNIPLNGHAEVERGSKSFTPSNFQALLEYRINAGDEVLRKRFEMTAVNTEYCPATQQKQMLEVCESCIREELLQEIRECRFFSLVTEELVEISGERHLPLLLRFVDQSNCLREEFIGFLPFEGDEETLTERLLSEITEKWGLNMEYCRGQAHVGSGVSVSKIKAIAARLTEKYPVAVCTPSSTCALNIFLANSLNLTGVQLVMSTFKKIDLFFSKSPLLLAELEHAISIFYQGNEEKANDLKEACRTTWTERHDSFEMAVDLLEALLLCMDSIHDNEDLRWNDQITNSAYLISEALSDFEFVVTLVVLKNTLSFTRAFGKNLQGQTMDVYFAASSLTAVLHSLNEVMDNIEVYHEFWFEEAVNMAAAMEIPVTVPRLYFRKQRPEAGMEIQPENYFKEHLTVPVVERVIKELKDVFSENHLKALKCLSLVPAVMGQLKFNTSEENNADIYKNDLPNPDTLPAELHCWRIKWKHRGKEVSLPSTIYDTLQLSEVKFFPNVYSFLKVLCTLPVLKLENPKCETARKRLKAYLADTPVSHRSKSLALLNINYDIKHDLDLMVDSYSKMYPEKEHFSDAL from the exons ATGCCGAATTTTTGTGCGGCCCCGAATTGCACAAGGAAAAGCACTCAATCGGACTTGGCATTTTTTAGGTTTCCAAGAGACGCGCAAAG GTGTAAGCTGTGGGTGGAGAACTGCCGTCGAGCAGATCTAGAAGACAAAACGTCAGACCAGTTGAATAAGCATTACAGGCTATGCGCCAAACATTTTGAAGCGTCTATGATATGCAAAAGT AGCCCTTACAGGACTGTACTCAAAGACAATGCTATACCGACAATATTTGACTTAACAAGCCATCTTAATAATCCTCATAGCAGACATCGCAAGCGGATAAAAGAACTG aCAGAAGAAGAATTGAGTAagctgaaaaagagaaaat TGGAATCCTCTGTTGAGCAgactgaagaaaacaaaaacagtgacaCGTGCGAGGGTCAGGACAGTAGTGACGCCAACGACGATGTGCCCCCATTGACCGCTGAGGAGAAAGAAGTCAGAGATTACCTGAAATCCTTGTTCGAAGTTCTTGTTGTCATTGGAAAGCAAAACATCCCCTTGAATGGACATGCtgaagtggagagagggagcaagtcTTTCACCCCAAGCAACTTCCAGGCCTTGTTGGAGTACCGCATCAATGCAGGGGATGAAGTCCTGAGGAAGCGGTTTGAGATGACGGCCGTAAACACAGAGTACTGCCCCGCCACCCAGCAGAAGCAGATGCTGGAGGTTTGCGAGAGCTGCATTCGCGAGGAGTTGCTCCAGGAAATCAGGGAGTGCCGGTTCTTTTCGTTAGTCACTGAAGAGCTTGTGGAGATCTCTGGGGAGAGGCACCTCCCACTGCTCCTGCGGTTTGTGGACCAGTCCAACTGCCTGCGGGAGGAATTCATTGGGTTCCTGCCTTTTGAGGGGGATGAGGAGACACTGACGGAGCGGCTCCTTTCAGAGATCACAGAGAAGTGGGGTCTAAACATGGAATACTGTCGTGGCCAAGCCCATGTCGGCTCTGGCGTGTCTGTCAGCAAAATTAAAGCCATTGCTGCCAGACTGACAGAGAAATATCCAGTGGCAGTGTGTACCCCCAGTTCCACCTGTGCCCTGAACATTTTCTTGGCAAATAGTTTAAACTTGACAGGAGTTCAATTAGTGATGTCCACCTTCAAAAAGATTGACTTGTTTTTCAGCAAGTCACCGCTACTGCTGGCTGAGCTGGAGCATGCAATCTCCATCTTCTATCAGGGCAATGAGGAAAAAGCCAATGATCTCAAAGAGGCTTGCCGCACCACCTGGACAGAGAGGCATGATTCCTTTGAGATGGCTGTAGATTTATTAGAAGCACTCCTACTCTGCATGGACAGCATTCATGACAATGAAGACTTGAGGTGGAATGACCAAATAACCAACAGTGCCTACCTAATATCTGAAGCACTGTCAGACTTTGAATTTGTGGTTACGTTAGTTGTCTTGAAAAACACTCTGTCCTTCACAAGAGCCTTTGGTAAGAACTTACAAGGGCAAACCATGGATGTGTATTTTGCCGCCAGCAGTTTAACTGCAGTCTTGCATTCACTCAATGAGGTTATGGATAATATTGAAGTATACCACGAGTTCTGGTTCGAAGAGGCTGTCAATATGGCTGCTGCCATGGAAATTCCTGTGACAGTTCCCAGGCTGTACTTCCGGAAGCAGCGTCCAGAAGCTGGAATGGAGATCCAACCAGAGAATTATTTCAAAGAGCACCTGACTGTCCCAGTTGTGGAGCGTGTCATAAAGGAGCTGAAGGACGTCTTCTCAGAAAACCACCTGAAGGCCCTCAAGTGCCTGTCACTTGTCCCTGCTGTAATGGGGCAGCTGAAATTCAATACATCAGAGGAGAACAATGCAGACATATACAAGAACGACCTGCCCAACCCAGACACTCTTCCAGCTGAGCTCCACTGCTGGAGGATAAAATGGAAGCACAGAGGCAAGGAGGTCAGCTTGCCGTCCACAATCTATGACACACTGCAGCTGTCAGAGGTCAAATTTTTCCCTAATGTGTACTCTTTCCTCAAAGTGCTCTGTACCCTTCCAGTCCTAAAGCTGGAGAACCCCAAGTGTGAAACTGCCCGGAAGCGCTTGAAAGCTTACCTTGCTGACACGCCTGTGAGCCACAGGTCCAAGAGTTTGGCATTGCTCAACATCAATTATGATATTAAGCATGATTTGGACTTGATGGTTGATAGCTACTCTAAAATGTATCCGGAGAAAGAACATTTTTCAGATGCTTTGTGA